Part of the Microbacterium immunditiarum genome is shown below.
GGCGACCGAGATCGTGGGCACGATCGACAGCTCCTGGTAGAGGGCGACGACCCCCGCCTGGTGCGCGGCGCGCACGTTGGCGAACTCCACCGTCTCGCCCGCGCGCCGGATCTCGCCGGAGTCGGGGCTGTAGAGGCCCGTGACGACCTTGATGAGCGTCGATTTTCCGGCGCCGTTCTCGCCGAGGAGCGCATGGATCTCGCCCGGCCGCACCGACAGCCGCACGCCCTTGAGCGCGTGCACTCCGTCGAAGCTCTTGACGACATCGACGGCCTCGAGCGCCGGCGGGGCCTCTACCACGACCGACGGCCCCTCCTCGGTGATCGTCACGACGACACCGCCTCGAGCTCGTTGCACCGGATCACGACCTTCGGGTGCTCGCCCGACACGTGCGCCTCGAACGCCTCGACGGCGCTCTCGAGCGGGAACACCGCCCGCGTCAGCTCGTCCACGTCGAGGTGCGGCAGGATCTGCAGCGCCCGCGGGAACGCGTACGGCGACACGAAGACGCCCGTCAGCGTGAGCTCCTTGAGGTAGAGGTAGTCCGACAGGTTGAGCGGCATCTCGAACGTCTCGGGATACATCGCGCCGTAGACGACGGTCCCGCCCTTCGCCGCGATGTCGAGCAGCCCCCGCACGGCGCGGGGCGAGCCCGACGCGTCCACGACGACGTCGTAGCCGCGGCCGCCCGTGATCGCGTCGGCGCGGGCCCGCTGGTCCTCGGCGACCGGGTCGATCACGTGCTCGGCGCCGTGACGCAGGCCCATCTCGCGGCGATCCGCGATCGGCTCGATGAGCGTGAGCGAGGTCGCCCCGTGCATCTTGAGCACCTGCAGCGCGAGCTGCCCGATCGGGCCGCCGCCGCAGATCGCGACGCGGTCGCCGACCTTGATGCTCGTCTTGTCGGCGATGCGCACCGCGACCGACGTCGGCTCGAGAAGGCACCCCTTCAGGAGCGACACGCTGTCGGGCAGCTTGTACACCTGCGACTCGTGCCACGTGACCGTCTCGGCCATGCCGGGGCGGTTGTACTCCTGGATGTTCTCGCAGAACTGCTGCCTGCCCTCCTGACACGGACGGCACGTGCCGCAGAACCGCAGGAAGTTGCCCGCGACCCGGTCGCCGACCCGCAAGCCGTTGCGGATCGCGCGCTCGCCGAGCGCCTCGACCACGCCCGACAGCTCGTGACCGAGCCCGATCGGCACGTCCGTGCCGAAGAAGCCCTCGGCCAGGTGCGGGTCGGACCCGCAGATCGCGGCGTACGC
Proteins encoded:
- a CDS encoding zinc-dependent alcohol dehydrogenase; translation: MRTVAVTKIGSLRDPDESTRGRVGVVDFPEQPLGPEDVRIRVAYAAICGSDPHLAEGFFGTDVPIGLGHELSGVVEALGERAIRNGLRVGDRVAGNFLRFCGTCRPCQEGRQQFCENIQEYNRPGMAETVTWHESQVYKLPDSVSLLKGCLLEPTSVAVRIADKTSIKVGDRVAICGGGPIGQLALQVLKMHGATSLTLIEPIADRREMGLRHGAEHVIDPVAEDQRARADAITGGRGYDVVVDASGSPRAVRGLLDIAAKGGTVVYGAMYPETFEMPLNLSDYLYLKELTLTGVFVSPYAFPRALQILPHLDVDELTRAVFPLESAVEAFEAHVSGEHPKVVIRCNELEAVSS